Genomic segment of Paenibacillus sp. FSL R5-0623:
CGGCGCTCCCGGCGAGTGCAGTGTTAAACAATCAGTCCACGGTCAGCTTTACATCAGGGGCTTTCTCAGCGACCACATTTTCCAACACAGTTACAACTCCGGTCTATCAACCTATTCTGGCTGCAGTCAAAACGGGAGATCAGACAGTAGCCACAGTGGGGGATACCGTTGTGTACAGCATCGCCATTTCCAATACAGGGAACTATGGGGCATCTGTCACGTTAACGGATACCATTCCGGCAGGAACAGAGCTTGTTCCAAATAGCGTTATTATTAACGGGGCTTCTGCGCCAGGTGCAGATCCAGCTTCGGGTATTCCGCTTGGTGTCGTTTCCACAACAACTCTAGTTACCTTTTCCGTGGTGATTGTGACGTTACCTTTGAGCCAGTCCATTACCAATCAGGCTTCTGCGACATTTTCGTATACCCTACCTGATGGAAGAACACTTGGAGGCACGATTACGTCCAACGCACTCAACATTCAAGTATCTGCTCCGAATGTGAGTGTAGTCAAGACGGCTTCGGTAGTCGATGCCGTGGTAGGCGACACGATTGTATATGAAATGGTTGTGACCAATGAAGGAATTGACCCGGTAAACAACATTGTGATCACCGATCCGATTAACCCAGCCACCACATTTGTTACAGGCAGTGTTCTGGTGGACGGCGTCCCACGTGCCTTGGCCAACCCTGCGCTGGGCATAGCCCTTGGTAGTTTAGCCCCTGGAGCATCGATAGCGGTATCGTATGCAGTGCGGGTCAATACACTGCCAACACCACCGGAAGTAAGCAGTCAGTCTTCCGTAAGTTTCACATCGGGTGTTTTCTCGGGAGCAGCGTATTCCAATACGGTTGTAACACCAATCTATCAGCCGATTATTGCCTTAACCAAAACAGGGAGCACTTCCAATGCAACGATTGGTGACACCATCACGTATTCTTTTGCCATTATTAATAGTGGGAATCTTGCTGCTAATTTGACATTAATCGACAGTATACCGAACGGAGCGGTGCTGCTTCCCAACAGTGTTCTGATTGATGGTGTTCCACAGCCAGGTGCCAATCCGGAGACGGGCATCGTTGTGGGTACCATACCGTCCGGAGGTACGGTTACTGTAACGGTTACCCTCGAAGTGACTGTAGATTCGTTGCCGCAGGATCAGCAACTGGTTAACCAGGCGGTGGCCAACTATACATTTAGCCCACCCGATGGGCGTCTGTTGACGGGGACCGTATCTTCGAATGTTCTGGTTATCCCTGTATCTGCACCAAATGTTGTTGTTGCCAAAAGCACAAGTGCCATTGATGCAGTTGTTGGTGATGTAATCACCTATACGGTTGTAGTAACCAATAGCGGCATTGAAGTGGTGAATAATGTGGTCATGGTTGACCCGGTACCTGTCGGTACAGTATTTGTGCCAGGAAGTGTTACGGTGGATGGTGTGCCAAGACCAACAGGCAATCCGAATACAGGCATCACGCTTGGTTCGATTGCTGCGGGTGCTTCCGTTACGGTTACATTCAGAGTAGAGGTTGTGGTGATATGAGCCAATCTTCCGGTCCGTTGTCCCATTGGCTAAAGAATCAGTCCCTGGTTCGATTCAGCTCGGGTGCGACTGAACTGGAACAGGTATCCTATTCGAATACGGTTGTAACACCGTGGATCGGCCCCAGGCTTGAAGTCAGAAAAGTCTGCAATGTCACAGAGGCTGCCTTGGGGCAGTCTCTTATCTACCGTGTTGAAATTGTTAACACCGGAAATCTTACGGCCCTAGTGCACCTATTGGATCAGCTATCTGCAGAGACGGCACTGCTTCCCAACAGTGTATTGCGTGATGGTATTCCATTACCGGGAGCATCACCGGAGAGAGGATTGCCTCCAGCTGAAATCGCGCCGGGAGCCACGTTGCGATACCACTTCCAAGTTGTAATCTTGCGTTTACCTGAGGCACTGAAGCTGCTGAATCAGGCACAGGTTAACTATGAGTTTTTGACACCGGAAGGCAGAACGGTTACGGGTATGGAACAATCCAATATCGTGGAGGTCAATCTGGTCTCATCCCGGCTGGAGATATCCTTGCAGGCGGATCGCATTTATACCTTCTCAGGGGATATTGTCATGTACACCGTCATCGTGAGCAATCCGGGTTTTATTGCAGCCACGAATGCCCAAGTAACGATTTCTTTGCCACGAGGTATTGTTTTTATAGCTGCCAGTGTCATCGTAGATGAAATGTTTGCGCCACAAGTAACGCCTGATACGGGCATACAACTTGGAGAGATTTTGCCTGGAAGCTCAATTAGGATCCAATATCGGGTTCAGGTTATGTCGGGAAGCGATGCGAACGGAATATCAAGTGTAGCTGCACTGACGTATATCTCGGCAGGGCAGCAGGAAACGGTCTACTCCAATCAGGTTACCCTGGAAGTGATACAGCCCCAGGTCTCTGTGCTGAAAAGTGTACTCCCGCTAACGGCCACATTGGGTGATGTCGTCCAATATAATATTACCGTCTCCAATGCAAGCAGTTATGCGGTGGATGGAACTCTCCTGGATGTACTGCCAACAGGTGTGACATTTATCGAAGGCAGTCTGGGCTGGAATGGGGTTAAACGTCCCGGATCCAATCTGGCTAAAGGGCTTAATCTGGGGACGTTGACAGCACGGTCGGTTCTGAATATTCAGTTCGAAGCGAAGCTTCCAGATCGAGATGAATCGATGCCTGATGACTACAGGTATGTGAATCATGCTAGCCTAATGTATATATTTCGATTGCCAGATTCACGATCAGTGCAGCGGATGATTACATCCAATGAAGCTGTGGTTGAATTAAAAGCGCCGATAATTCAGGCTTCTGTTCAAGTGACACCCACTTTGGTCGAGCAGGGAGGTACGGTCACTTTTCAGGTACGTGTGGAGAATACGGGCAATTTGCCGGCACGTGTACAACTTGGGAGCATTCTACCTGAGGGTGCCAGATGGCTTGGGCAAGCTACGGGTGAGATCCAATTGAGCTTACCAGAGTATTCCACACCACGGGTTCTGCATGTGGGTGTGATTGAGCCTGGAACGGAAAAGAACATCTCCTATGTAGCGAAGTTAGCTTCTGAGAAGACGGGGACGCTCCAAGGAGCCTTGATTGCTAGGTACACGTATGAATGGAATGGACAAAAACGGGCTGGCGAAACCCGTTCGAATGAGTACAGCATCATTGTGGAGTATGGAGAAGAATAGGAGGTATCAAGGTTAACGGTCACTTGCCTGAGGAATTCGCTCATTCTGGATGCCATGAGATTACACGAACGTAAATGAATGGTATACTAATTGAATATGAACTCGGCAATCAACCCGTGGAATCGGGACGTCGGAGTAGAGGAGGCAGCCACATTGGCAAAAGCAAAAGTAGCAAAAAGACCTACACGGGATGAGTTTGAACTTGAAGAGTTGGGAAACCAGCTGGTTGAAGCCTTTCGGGAACGTTCGGAAGTACTGTTGACGGTATGGGGCAAAGAAGATCAGGTGCAAGGAGTCATCGTCAAAATGGACTCCCGTACACGACTCGTGCATGTAGAGTATACCGAAGAAGAGTTCACGGCGAAGGTGCCTTTTCTGGATATCATGCGTGTGCAATCTCCCCGGTACTGAACGAAAAAAACAGCAAATTGAATAATTAGGGCATCCGCCCTGTCAAAGTCGTTCTTCCTGCATAAGATATCCCATACCTGTTGCAGAGGAGGTACGGTCAATGAGCGAAGTATTAGGTGGAGAAACAAGAGGCTACGGATACGGAGGTTTCACTTCTGTAGGTGCCATTCTGGTTCTGTTCATCCTGTTGGTTATCATCTCCAAAGCGTTCTTGGTATAATTGCATATCTCTAAAGAATGAAAGAAGCTCTGCCATCGCGGCAGAGCTTTTTTGTACGTTCAGTCATTGGCGAATTTTGTAGAAAATCGGTGTAAGTCCTGCTTACGTTATGTTAGAATATAACCATCCCTAGAGAAAGAAAGAGGTGTTTTGATTATGAGCCAAGCGTTAACAGAATCTTTAAATGAACAGATGAATTTTGAGTTTTATTCCGCTCATGTATATCTGGCTATGGCAGCCTATTGTTCCAGCAAAAGTCTGGATGGATTTGCGAACTTCTTCATCGTGCAAGCGGAAGAAGAGCGATTCCATGGCATGAAAATATACAAATTCCTGAATGATCGTGGACAACGTGCCACACTTGCGGCTTTGCCAGAACCGAAGAATGAATATGCTTCGATGCTGGATGTATTTGAACATGGTTATGCTCATGAACAGCAAAACACGAAAAAATTCTACAATCTGGCTGACATCGCTCTGAATGAACGTGAACATGCAACGATGTATTTCCTGAAATGGTTCATTGATGAGCAGGTTGAAGAGGAAGCATTGTTTGACAACATTATTCAGAAGCTGCGCCGCATTGAAAAAGACAGCAATGCCTTCTACATGCTGGATGCCGAGTTTGGCAAACGTTCGTTCACTGCTCCTGCTGAATAAATGCATGTAGGGAGTCAATAAAATTCAAGCGTCAAAACACCATTTACATACAGCATGAGGTTATGATTCTGAAAGAGCAATGGGGGCAATCCCATTGCCAGGGATGATGGTTTGATGCCATATGCTGATTGAAGACAAAGAAGCCTGCACTTGTGCAGGTTTTTTTGCATGCAACGATATTTAATGATTGTATTGATTTGCTTGAATTGGAGTAAAGGTCTATCAAAATTCTGAATATGGGTAATAGAGGATATGTCACAATTGATCTATCCTGACGGGATCTTATTTTGCGCAAATCTATCAAATTCGTATTAAATTTTCGGTTTATCTGACAAAAGTGTAACTCTACCGTAGCCTTTGGAGCGAGAACAGGAGCCACTATTTTTGATAGTATTAGGATTAATCGCCAAGGGATGAAGGTAGAAAAACATGGACACCCGGGGAAATATAACACATAAGGGAGACTTTAAATTATGCTACATATTCGCAAATCTATCATGGTCACACTTGCTATTCTACTAATCATTCCACTATTATTGCCGCAGTCGGTATCTGCCAAATCTGCTTCATCCAAGGATAGTGCAAGCAAAGCAAATTCCAAAATCATATACCTGACGTTTGATGATGGCCCAACCGCTCATACGGGTCAGTTACTGGATATTCTGGATCAGTATCATGCGAAGGCAACGTTTTTCATGCTGGGTCCTCAGATGGAGCAATTTCAGAAGGCTACCAAACGAATCGTAGCTGACGGGCATGGATTGGGTCTGCATGGTGTGACTCACGTTCCAGGCAAATTCTATAAATCTGCATATAGCGGTTTGAAAGAGATGCAACAGGCCAATGTAAGTCTGAACAAGGTTGCCGGAGCTAAAACAAGTCTCGTGCGGACACCATATGGTAGTAAACCGTATCTCAAACCGGCATTCCGGAATGTACTGCTGGGCCAGGGGGGATTCCACCTATGGGATTGGAATGTGGATTCGGAAGACTGGAAATACAAGAAAGATCACCAGAAAGTCTATAACAGTGTAATGAAGCAGATCCACAATGTGCAAAAGAGCGGAACAACACCTGTTGTGCTTATGCACGACCAGGAAGCAACGCTGAAAGTATTACCGCAAGTATTAAAAACATTGAAGGCAGAAGGGTATCGTTTCGAAGTATTGAGCAAAAAAGTGCAGCCGGTTAACTTCTGGAACGACAAGCGTTAATCTTTTTAATTTTTCGATTGGCTACAACGAAGGAGGTACACATCATGAAGAAACAACCATTATGGATCACGATTCCAGTAACGACAGCCGTTTTACTTGCTCTGGCAGGATGTGGCGGACCGGATTCAAATGCAGCATCATCAGAGAATAGTTCTTCACCAACGACAACCGTGGGTGAGCAGACCGAGACTGGCAGTGGTGGTGCTGATTTCTCTAATGAAAATGAAACGGGAACCAAAGAGAATACGGGCACAACCGATAATGAAAACACATCAGGATCCAAGGCAAACGACAACCAGGTTGCCACTGGTCAATCAGGTGTGAATGATGTGATCAAGCAAGTTCGCAACCAGTTGAAGATGAAGGATGCAGCGTTACCCACTTCATTCACATTGGACAAGGGTACGTCTTTGGGTGCGGCAATACTGTCCAATACTGCTGATGCATTTAAAGTAAACTTCTACGCTACCACTCAGTCTGTTGCCATTAATGATCAATCTTTAACTGCATCCGACAGTAAGATACCTGTACTGGCTTCCTATGAAGTGAAGACCTATAAGGACCCGAATCAGCCAGAAATTTTCCCTGAGACGGACCTGAAAGATATTCCAGCAGATATGGCTGTGGATCTGGGACATGGCATTAAAGGTATGAGTGAAGGTGCCGCAGGCAGTCAATATCTGACTTGGCAGGAAGGTAGATGGACGCTGGAAATTCGTTCGGTATCCGAAGATGAAATGAATAATCCGGGCATAGCGAAGAAAATGGTGGAGTACCTGGAGTCATATACCTTGCCTGTACCCAAAGATAAAGGATATATTAAAGTTGAATATCCAAGTGGTGGAAAGTCTGTTCATGTAACGATCTCATGGCAGGACGGTAACCAAATTCATCAGCTTAAGACCGATCAAGTGCCACTAGAGGCTCTTGGCATGGCTGTATCTGTGAAATCTTGAGTGTTTTACGGATATTCTGCAAAGAAGAAGAGATGAGTGTTGGATTATTACGATACACATAAAAAAGCTTGGCCCAGGAAGAAATTGCTGGGCCAAGCTTTTTATTTTGAGCATGTTATCGCAGCTTATGCAGCCGGGTTAAATGCTTATTTTTGTTTCAATGGGTTAAAGCGGTACTTTCATTTGAACCACCCTTTTTCCTTGGAGCGAGTGATGGCCTCAATGCGATTACTGGCATTTAACTTGTTGAGAATAATGGAGATGTAGTTACGTACCGTGCCCGTTGTGATGAACAGATGCCCGGCGATTTCCTTGGTGTTCTTCCCATCTGCCATGAGGCCTAGTACGGCATTCTCCCGTTCTGTCAGAGGGTTTTCTTCTACATAAGCTTCATCTACCAAGTCCGGAGCGAAGATGCGTCTGCCATTCATAACTTGGCGGATCGACTCGGCAAGTTCTTCAATTGGACTGTCTTTGAGCAGGTAACCACGGACACCGCCCTTTAGGGCACGTTCAAAATATCCGGTCCGGGCAAAAGTGGTCAGGATAATGACCTTACAGCTCATTCCTTTGAGTTCTTCTGCGGCTTCAAGGCCGCTTTTCACGGGCATTTCTATATCCATCAGACAGATGTCTGGTGCAAGCTCCTGGACAAGGGCAAGGGCTTCCTGGCCGTTGCTGGCACGTCCGACGACTTCCATATCTTCCTCCAGATTGAGGAGTGAAGACAAGGCGCCGAGCATCATGCGCTGATCTTCCGCGATTACAATTCTAATCATGATTCTGCCTCCTTTATCGGTTTGCGGACGAGTTTGGGAACATGAATGATGATCGCTGTGCCCTGGATGTCTGTTGCAGAGCGAATATCCAGACAACCATTCACAAATTCAAGTCGTTCTTTCATGCCCAAAATTCCTGTTCCGCGCCGATCCTGTTTGCGAGTTCGTTCTATTCCAATACCGTTATCTTGAACGGTTAATACATTATCCGCTAGGGTTTCCTTAATAATGATAGTACAGGCTGTTGCCTGACTGTGTTTGACGACATTGGTAACAGCTTCTTTCAAGCACATACCGAGCACATTTTCATTCAATTGTGACGTATCCTGTAACTTCGGATTACCTTCCAGCACAAATTCAATCGAAGCGGCCTTCAGAATCTGCTCCGCCCGGAACAGTTCATCAACCAATTGTGTACCACGCATGGTGGTGACCATTTCTCGGACTTCCTTCAGAGCTGTACTTGCCGTTTGTCTGAGGTCGTTCAATTCGATCTCGGCCTGATCGGGATTACTGCGGAGCAACCGTCTCGCCAGATCGGTTTTCAGACCGATCAGAGAGAGCTTCTGTCCAAGTGTATCGTGCAGATCACGAGCGATACGCTGGCGTTCTTCCATTTTTACGAGATCATCAAGTCGCTTGTTCGCATTCTCCAATTGGCCTTCCAAATGTTCAGTTTTGTTTTTGTTATACGTACTGATTGGGAGCAGGATGGAGGCCATTAAGCTGATGAATACAAACGGGAGTTGGCTCACCAACAGAGAACTCTGATTAATGAAACCGTAATTAATGGTTACGAAACTGGCTCCCAGGTTCACCGAGTAGAGGGTGAAGAATCCGGCTTTATTTTTAATATTCCCAATAAAAAAAGCAAGAAACAATGAGAAATACGCATAATCATAGGCGATCGTCATCGTAATGGATATGGCAATAAGCATTCCAATCCACATGTACACCTGCCAGCCCTTGGTGATGAAGGCGAGCAGGTAACAGACGAAGAAAACGAGGATAATGATGATGCCGGTTACCATCGTCCATAATTTAGAATATTGCGATATAAAATAGAATGGCAGGATGAAAAAGGCGAGCCATACATAAAGGTTCAACCCTGTTTTTTTATAAAAATTTTGCATCCACTTTTGAAT
This window contains:
- a CDS encoding YolD-like family protein → MAKAKVAKRPTRDEFELEELGNQLVEAFRERSEVLLTVWGKEDQVQGVIVKMDSRTRLVHVEYTEEEFTAKVPFLDIMRVQSPRY
- a CDS encoding ferritin — encoded protein: MSQALTESLNEQMNFEFYSAHVYLAMAAYCSSKSLDGFANFFIVQAEEERFHGMKIYKFLNDRGQRATLAALPEPKNEYASMLDVFEHGYAHEQQNTKKFYNLADIALNEREHATMYFLKWFIDEQVEEEALFDNIIQKLRRIEKDSNAFYMLDAEFGKRSFTAPAE
- a CDS encoding polysaccharide deacetylase family protein, which translates into the protein MLHIRKSIMVTLAILLIIPLLLPQSVSAKSASSKDSASKANSKIIYLTFDDGPTAHTGQLLDILDQYHAKATFFMLGPQMEQFQKATKRIVADGHGLGLHGVTHVPGKFYKSAYSGLKEMQQANVSLNKVAGAKTSLVRTPYGSKPYLKPAFRNVLLGQGGFHLWDWNVDSEDWKYKKDHQKVYNSVMKQIHNVQKSGTTPVVLMHDQEATLKVLPQVLKTLKAEGYRFEVLSKKVQPVNFWNDKR
- a CDS encoding response regulator transcription factor, which translates into the protein MIRIVIAEDQRMMLGALSSLLNLEEDMEVVGRASNGQEALALVQELAPDICLMDIEMPVKSGLEAAEELKGMSCKVIILTTFARTGYFERALKGGVRGYLLKDSPIEELAESIRQVMNGRRIFAPDLVDEAYVEENPLTERENAVLGLMADGKNTKEIAGHLFITTGTVRNYISIILNKLNASNRIEAITRSKEKGWFK
- a CDS encoding sensor histidine kinase codes for the protein MQKWMQNFYKKTGLNLYVWLAFFILPFYFISQYSKLWTMVTGIIIILVFFVCYLLAFITKGWQVYMWIGMLIAISITMTIAYDYAYFSLFLAFFIGNIKNKAGFFTLYSVNLGASFVTINYGFINQSSLLVSQLPFVFISLMASILLPISTYNKNKTEHLEGQLENANKRLDDLVKMEERQRIARDLHDTLGQKLSLIGLKTDLARRLLRSNPDQAEIELNDLRQTASTALKEVREMVTTMRGTQLVDELFRAEQILKAASIEFVLEGNPKLQDTSQLNENVLGMCLKEAVTNVVKHSQATACTIIIKETLADNVLTVQDNGIGIERTRKQDRRGTGILGMKERLEFVNGCLDIRSATDIQGTAIIIHVPKLVRKPIKEAES